A single region of the Salvia splendens isolate huo1 chromosome 18, SspV2, whole genome shotgun sequence genome encodes:
- the LOC121777321 gene encoding F-box protein SKIP2-like: MGQAPSTHGYPPDSIPDLHHIHLCASVATPEADWHLLDHTAEIPDECLALVFQSLSSGDRNSCSLVSRRWLSVEGQSRHRLTLNAAAQVAPQLGSIFTRFDSVTKLALRCDRKSVSIDDDALTLISLRCPNLTRLKLRSCREISDAGMLALATNCKLLRKFSCGSCMFGAKGMNALLDNCSSLEDLSVKRLGGNDDGFAEEPIGSGAAAAALKSITLKELYNGQCFGPLIVGSKNLKTLKILRCLGDWDRMLESIASRKNSLSEIHLERLQVSDFGLFAISKCPNLEVFHLVKTPDCSNDGILSIAENCRVLRKVLIDGWRTNRIGDEGLIGIAKNSVNLVELVLIGVNLSSVSLKAMALNCQKLERLALCGSENIGDAEITCVADKCVALKKLCIKGCRVTDTGIEAFAHGCPNLVKIKVKKCRGVTSEAVDWLRARRVTLSVSLDADEMEPEVLEAATATDYAPDFPPIGDAPSTSNAAPQLPNKSRFSLLAGRALVACAFRRVSNANANANANANATSNV; the protein is encoded by the coding sequence ATGGGACAAGCTCCCTCCACCCACGGCTATCCTCCCGATTCTATCCCCGACCTCCACCACATCCATCTCTGCGCCTCCGTCGCTACTCCCGAAGCCGATTGGCATCTATTGGACCACACGGCTGAGATCCCAGACGAGTGCTTGGCCCTCGTGTTCCAGTCGCTCAGCTCCGGCGACAGGAACTCCTGCTCCTTGGTCAGCCGCCGCTGGCTCTCCGTGGAGGGGCAGAGCCGCCACCGCCTCACTCTGAACGCCGCCGCGCAGGTGGCGCCGCAGCTTGGCTCCATCTTCACCAGATTCGACTCCGTCACGAAGCTCGCCCTCCGCTGCGACCGGAAATCCGTCAGCATAGACGACGACGCCTTGACCTTAATCTCCCTCCGCTGCCCCAACCTCACGCGCCTCAAGCTCCGCAGCTGCCGCGAGATCTCCGATGCTGGTATGCTAGCCTTAGCCACCAATTGCAAGCTCCTCCGCAAATTCTCCTGTGGATCCTGCATGTTTGGGGCTAAAGGCATGAACGCGCTCCTCGATAACTGCTCCTCACTGGAGGACCTCTCCGTGAAGCGATTGGGCGGAAACGACGATGGATTCGCGGAGGAGCCGATCGGCTCCGGCGCTGCAGCGGCGGCGCTTAAATCAATCACGCTCAAGGAGCTCTACAACGGTCAGTGCTTCGGTCCGTTGATTGTTGGATCGAAGAATTTGAAAACACTGAAGATTTTGAGGTGTTTGGGGGATTGGGATAGAATGCTCGAGAGCATCGCAAGTAGGAAAAATAGTTTATCGGAGATTCATCTGGAGAGGCTGCAGGTGAGCGATTTCGGTTTATTTGCGATTTCCAAGTGCCCTAATTTGGAGGTTTTTCACTTGGTGAAAACGCCTGATTGCTCCAACGATGGGATTTTATCCATTGCTGAGAATTGTAGGGTTTTGAGAAAAGTCCTCATCGATGGGTGGCGGACTAACCGAATTGGGGATGAAGGTTTGATCGGCATTGCGAAGAATAGCGTGAATCTCGTGGAATTAGTGCTGATTGGTGTGAATCTGAGTTCGGTTAGCTTAAAGGCCATGGCGTTGAACTGCCAGAAATTGGAGAGATTGGCTCTGTGTGGGAGTGAGAACATTGGAGATGCTGAGATCACTTGTGTTGCGGATAAATGCGTAGCTTTAAAGAAGCTCTGCATCAAGGGATGTCGCGTGACGGATACTGGGATTGAGGCGTTCGCACATGGGTGCCCTAATTTGGTGAAGATCAAGGTGAAGAAGTGCAGGGGAGTGACGAGTGAGGCCGTGGATTGGCTGAGGGCGAGGAGGGTGACGCTGTCTGTGAGCTTGGATGCCGATGAGATGGAGCCTGAGGTGCTGGAGGCTGCCACGGCCACTGATTACGCCCCCGACTTCCCACCAATAGGTGATGCTCCTTCAACGAGCAATGCAGCGCCGCAGCTCCCTAATAAGTCCAGGTTTAGCCTTCTTGCTGGAAGGGCGCTTGTCGCTTGTGCTTTTAGAAGGGTATcaaatgcaaatgcaaatgcaaatgcaaatgcTAATGCTACTTCAAATGTGTAG